The Naumovozyma castellii chromosome 5, complete genome genomic interval TCGGTATTTATTGTAGAAAAATGTGACGTTAAACATGAAAGTTATTTGTCTATCTTGATGGATAGACAAGTTAGGAAACCATTAATTATTGTCTCCAAAGATGGGGGTATGAACATTGAAGACATTGCCAAGGAAAACCCTGATTccatcaagaaattttatgTGGAAAATTCCAGTAAGGAATTAGATGATGTCATTGCGCATAAAGTGGCTCAAAATTTAGGATTCCAAGACGGGTTGATTGAAGATGCTGCCAAGATGGTTAAGAATTTGTATAagattttccaagaaaagGATGCTACtcaaattgaaatcaaTCCTATAAGTGAAATTGTAAACCATGAAGGTAAACCTGCTGTCGCCTGTATGGATGCTAAATTTGGATTCGATGACAATGCTTCCTTTAGACAAAGTGAAATTTATAATGAATGGAGAGATTTATCTCAAGAGGATCCTAATGAAGTTGAAGCTaagaaatatgaattaaattttgttaaattACAAGGTAATATCGGTTGTCTAGTCAATGGTGCTGGTTTAGCCATGGCAACCATGGATGTTATTAAATTGTATGGTGGAGACCCAGCTAATTTCTTGGattgtggtggtggtgcTACTCCAGAAACTATTAAGAAGGGTTTTGAATTAATCTTATCCAATGAGAAAGTCGATGCCATTTTTGTTAATATATTCGGTGGTATTGTTAGATGTGATTTTGTTGCTATGGGTTTAGTTGCTGCCGCTAAGGAGCTAGGTGTTACAGTACCTATTGTAGCAAGACTACAAGGTACTAATTTAGAAGAGGGGCAAAAGATTATTAAGGATTCCGGTGTAAAAATTTATTCCTTTGATCAATTAGATCCTGCTGCCAAGAAGGCAGTTGAGTTAGCCTCCACTCATTATGCTTCCAGGTGAGAGGACAACCTTGCTCTTACcttttcatatatatatatatctataaataatcaatattcaaaaaaaaaacattgGCCCTCTATGAGAGTGCAGAAGAAAACACAATAATGTTATAGTATTTTCCTGTCGTTCAGGCACGGAAAAGGAGAATATTTAagttatttgaatataGGTAAAATAATGCTAGAAATAGGAATATATAGTTCGTAATAGGTTCGTTAAGATTTGTCCAAATTTCAATGCGATATGGAAGTTAAATCGGTGGCGTTGGAAGACCCTACTTTCATGCCCGTAGTGGCGACATCCATCATTCCACTCGATCTTCCCTTCAAGGAATCTGAACCATTAATAATGTAGTCCATTACTTGCTTCTTAGAATCACCTTCTTTCAATCTGAAATTAAcaattcttgatatttGGAATCCTGCAACACCGGCAAGGAAGAAATTCACCGAGGCAAGCAAATAGTTCCG includes:
- the MPC3 gene encoding mitochondrial pyruvate carrier (ancestral locus Anc_5.83); translated protein: MSTINMFFRRVWNSPTGPKTVHFWAPTLKWSLVIAGFNDMKRPVDKLSGTQNLSLLATGLVWTRWSFVITPRNYLLASVNFFLAGVAGFQISRIVNFRLKEGDSKKQVMDYIINGSDSLKGRSSGMMDVATTGMKVGSSNATDLTSISH
- the LSC2 gene encoding succinate--CoA ligase (GDP-forming) subunit beta (ancestral locus Anc_5.82); amino-acid sequence: MFSKTVKANFSKVTPILKVKRNLSIHEFRSSELLQRYHVGTPRGIVAFTPDEAFQAAKQLGFKDMVVKAQALTGGRGKGHFESGYKSGVHMVKTPEEARQVASEMIGKKLITKQTGAKGKIVSSVFIVEKCDVKHESYLSILMDRQVRKPLIIVSKDGGMNIEDIAKENPDSIKKFYVENSSKELDDVIAHKVAQNLGFQDGLIEDAAKMVKNLYKIFQEKDATQIEINPISEIVNHEGKPAVACMDAKFGFDDNASFRQSEIYNEWRDLSQEDPNEVEAKKYELNFVKLQGNIGCLVNGAGLAMATMDVIKLYGGDPANFLDCGGGATPETIKKGFELILSNEKVDAIFVNIFGGIVRCDFVAMGLVAAAKELGVTVPIVARLQGTNLEEGQKIIKDSGVKIYSFDQLDPAAKKAVELASTHYASR